One window of the Populus trichocarpa isolate Nisqually-1 chromosome 9, P.trichocarpa_v4.1, whole genome shotgun sequence genome contains the following:
- the LOC7489302 gene encoding SNF1-related protein kinase regulatory subunit beta-1, with the protein MGNANGREEGERDDGEGLENGESSSVIGSGASSTRTSVSILATNDHNHRNNIPPDHAPARSTSPFLFAPQVPVAPLQRPDGPPSFDQMWQNESPEVGDEGQPPEQGIPTIITWSYGGNDVDVEGSWDNFTSRKKLQRSGKDHSILMVLPPGIYHCKFIVDGEWRYIPDLPVVTDEMGCVCNLLDVHDFVPENLDTVVDFEAPPSPDSTYSQAFPAEVDFAKEPLAVPPQVHLTVLDEASSSKPRHVVLNHLYIEKGWASQSLVALGLTHRFQSKYVTVCLFKPLKR; encoded by the exons ATGGGAAATGCAAACGGTAGagaggaaggagagagagaCGACGGAGAAGGGTTAGAAAACGGTGAGTCGTCGTCGGTGATTGGAAGTGGGGCGTCGAGTACACGGACGTCGGTTTCAATATTGGCTACTAATGATCATAATCATAGAAATAATATTCCTCCTGATCATGCTCCTGCTCGATCCACATCGCCTTTCTTGTTCGCTCCACAG GTTCCTGTTGCTCCCTTGCAGAGGCCTGATGGCCCCCCTTCTTTTGATCAGATGTGGCAGAATGAGTCTCCTGAGGTTGGTGATGAAGGCCAACCCCCTGAGCAAGGAATCCCTACAATTATCACATGGAGCTATGGAGGAAACGATGTGGATGTTGAAGGATCATGGGACAACTTTACATCAAG GAAAAAGTTACAAAGATCTGGTAAGGATCATTCTATTCTTATGGTCCTCCCACCAGGCATATACCATTGTAAGTTCATAGTGGATGGAGAGTGGAGATATATTCCAGATCTTCCTGTAGTGACTGATGAAATGGGCTGTGTATGTAATCTTCTTGATGTTCAT GATTTTGTGCCTGAAAACCTTGACACTGTGGTTGATTTTGAGGCTCCACCATCTCCAGACTCCACTTACAGTCAAGCATTTCCAGCTGAGGTTGATTTTGCGAAGGAGCCTTTAGCAGTTCCACCGCAGGTACATCTAACAGTCCTTGATGAAGCTTCTTCTTCCAAGCCTCGACATGTTGTGCTGAACCACCTTTACATTGAGAAAGGTTGGGCATCTCAGTCTCTAGTTGCTCTTGGACTGACTCATAGATTCCAATCCAAGTATGTCACTGTTTGCCTTTTTAAGCCACTCAAAAGGTAG
- the LOC7489303 gene encoding calmodulin-7, whose translation MADQLTDDQISEFKEAFSLFDKDGDGCITTKELGTVMRSLGQNPTEAELQDMINEVDADGNGTIDFPEFLNLMARKMKDTDSEEELKEAFRVFDKDQNGFISAAELRHVMTNLGEKLTDEEVDEMIREADVDGDGQINYEEFVKVMMAK comes from the exons ATGGCCGATCAGCTGACCGATGACCAGATCTCCGAGTTCAAGGAAGCTTTCAGCCTCTTCGATAAGGACGGCGATg GCTGCATTACTACAAAGGAGCTTGGGACTGTGATGCGTTCATTGGGCCAAAACCCAACTGAGGCAGAACTCCAGGACATGATAAACGAGGTCGATGCTGATGGGAATGGTACCATCGACTTCCCCGAGTTCCTCAACCTCATGGCCCGCAAGATGAAGGATACTGATTCTGAGGAGGAGCTCAAGGAAGCGTTCAGAGTTTTTGATAAGGACCAGAATGGCTTCATTTCTGCCGCTGAGCTGCGCCATGTCATGACAAATCTTGGGGAGAAGCTGACAGATGAGGAGGTTGATGAGATGATCCGTGAGGCTGATGTGGATGGTGATGGTCAGATCAACTACGAAGAATTTGTCAAAGTCATGATGGCCAAGTGA